The Paracholeplasma brassicae genome includes the window TACAAAAGACATCTTATACGTTGAATCTCAAAATGGATTAATGAGAAGAAGTGTACAAACAGTACTATACGATCAACTGATGGTGCTCTTAAAGTTGATTGCACCGATTTTACCGCACACGGCAAGCGAAGCTTACTGGAGCATTGAGACGGCGCGTAAAGAAGATATTTACTTAGAAGATATGCCAGCTAAAATGGATTTTAATGATTTAGAACTTGATCACGATTTTGACGCATTTATGGCGTTAAGAACTGAAACGCTAAAAGTGCTAGAAGAGATGCGAAAAAATAAAGTGATTGGAAAATCATTAGAAGCTTCTTTAAGCGTTGATATAACAAAACAAATCAAAGAGTCAATCGATCGTTTAAACATCAATTTAACGCAAGTTCTAATGGTTTCAAGCATCGAATTTAACTTAGCGGATCACTTAGAAGTTCACGCGACGAAAGCCGATGGCTTAAAATGTGAACGTTGTTGGAACATTGTGCCTCATGTGAACGAACAACACGTCTGTGAACGATGCCACCAAGTATTAGAGGAAATCAAATGAATATTCTATTAGTCAATGACGATGGGATTAGAGAAGAAGGTCTAAAGGTGCTTGCACAAGCGCTCGCACCCTTAGGCGATTTATACATAGTTGCACCAGAAGAACACCAATCAGGTCAATCACAAAGCATTACCATTTACGAGCCGCTTAAAATCAAACATTATGGTTCTTTATACGGTTCAAAATTGGCAATATCGGTTGAAGGTAAGCCTGCCGACTGTACAAGAATTGCCATCGGTACGCTAAATGTTCCGTTTGATTTGTGTGTCTCTGGTATTAACAGTGGATTAAATGTGGGTTCAGATATTTTATATTCAGGCACCGTGGGTGCTGCCACAGAAGCGATGATTTTAGGTGTACCTGCGATCGCAATATCCGCACCTAAAAAAGGTCTATTTCTTGCACAAAAAACCGTCTATGAAGTGGTTAAACATTTAATCGATACAAGAGCAGTAACAACGGACTATGTATTAAATATTAACTACCCAAGTTCTAAATTTCAACAAATCTTGGGTGTGAAGTGGACAAGACAAGGTTTACACCATCACACCGCAAAATTTGAAAAAGTTGATGAGTATACATACAAGACGGTATACGAATTAAAAGAAACAGAAGAGTCTTTAGACTCGGATGTCGTAGCCTTTCGAATGGGTTATTTATCAATCACTCCGCTAATCGAATCTAGGTATAGCGAAGAGGTTGTTAATAATCTTAAAAAACAAAAGCAATTGAATCCAACTTTCATTTATGATAAGATAGTTAAGTAGGGTGGTGTATTTATGAGTATGTTTGTACTTCATTTTTTCAAGGAGAAAAGCCGTTCATTCGATTATGAACGCATTTTATCTTTTTTTGATGAAATCGCTGAATCAGAGCTTGCTCCTGTGGATGAAAACTCAAGTGAAGTAAGAATCTTATATCGGCACCCAATTTTAAAATCAAAAGCAGATTTTGTTATTACAAAGAAATCGACTGTGACCGATATTTATAAGTTAGATCCGCATTATTTAGACGTTAACTTTAGAATTGAAATACCCCTGTTAACGCCTTATTATAGTGTGGCCAAAATCATAAGGATCATCGAAAAATTATGCAAAGAATTTAATTTTGCAATCTATCATGATTTATTTGAAGATGTCTTACAATTTAAATACGAAGTGGTTGAAAAAGTGTTTGATATTGTAAAAAGAACCTATAAGGAAAAACATGGCTATCAATTAACCGATTACTATTATTACCCAGAAAACCGATTAAATGATTGCCTAAAATACATTGATGAACAATACGAGCTTCATCGATACTACAAGGAATTAGACATTTACGTGCCTAATTATTTTGTGACGGTTGATGAACAGGATCGCGTACATTTTACGATTGAATGGAAGGAAAACACATTAACTCTTTTTCCGCCGCACATCGATTATGTTTACTATCGCAGTGGTTTTGATAATAAAATCTTACCTTATGACGAGGTGATGGCAAAAATTGAAAAGTTCACTCAAGCGGTCCCAGGTTTTCTTCAAAACACAAAAGTGATTGAATCAAAGAATAGTAAAAAAGTATTTAAAATACTAAAAAAATCAAAATTTACAGCAATTACAACAAGCCTTATTCGTATTGATCTTGAACAAGTAATTGACGTTTAAGATAGGAGGAAAAGAATGGATAATATACCACCGGTACTAGTAGAAATCTTTGGGATTTTGGCAGGCGTTTTGGTGTTAATCTCATTTTTAATGAAAGGCGAGAAAAAAATACGTATCATTAATATTTTTGGTGCTTCAATTTTCATTTTCTATGGCATTTTATTAAATTCAGTTAGTGTTACCTTATTAAATATTGGATTAGTTTTAGTTCATATTGTAAAATTAGCTCAAATGAGAAAAAATAAAGGAGATTTATAAATGAACCTCAGTAAGTATATTGATCACACAAAACTAGGACCTACAGTGACTAGTTATGACGTTCAAAAGCTTTGTCAAGAAGCAGTCGAACATGATTTTATGAGTGTTTGTGTGGATCCTGTATTTGTTCCACTCGCTGCACAACAACTAAAAGGAAGCGATGTGCTCGTATGTACCGTTGTGGGCTTCCCTTCGGGCATGCACCAAAGCGAAATAAAAGCACAAGAAGCAAAACTAGCGATTAAAGAAGGTGCCCAAGAAATTGATATGGTTATCAATGTCGGTGCATTAAAAGAAAAGAACTACGATCTTGTTTATAACGACATTAAGTTAGTTAAAGAAGCTTGTGGTAATACGCTACTTAAAGTAATCATCGAAACCTGTTTCTTAACGGATGAAGAAAAAGTGATTGCTTGTGAGTTGGCTGTTAAAGCAAACGCCGATTACGTGAAAACCTCAACAGGCTTTGGCAAGGGCGGTGCTACCGTCAGTGACATTGCATTAATGAGAAAAGTCGTCAAAGATGCCTTAGGTGTCAAAGCTTCTGGTGGCGTTAGAAGTTACGAAGACGCGATGGCTATGATTGAAGCAGGTGCTTCAAGAATTGGCGCATCAAGTGGTATACAAATTGTAAGTAAAAAGGAGAATAACAATGATTCCAACACCTCATATTAGTATTACAGATAAAGAATTAGTAGCAAAAACAGTTTTAATGCCTGGTGATCCACTACGTGCAAAAATGATTGCTGAAACATTTTTAGAAGATGTTGTTCAAATTAATACCGTACGTAACATGTTTGGTTATACCGGTACATACAAAGGTAAAAAAGTAACTGTCATGGGTTCAGGAATGGGGATGCCATCGATTGGTATTTACTCTTATGAACTATTTAAGTTCTATGACGTAGAAAACATTATTCGTGTGGGTTCTTGCGGGGCTTACACGAAAGATTTAAACTTATACGACGTTATTTTAGTTGATGACGCCTATAGCGAATCAAGTTACGCTAAGACCATGGGCTTGACAAGTGCTAAAACATTAAAAGCAAATCGCACCTTAAACAATCGTGCCTTGAAGGCAGCTGAACGTTTAAACATTCCAGTTACCACAGGACGTATTCATTCATCCGATGTCTTTTATAATTTAAAAGGTTCTGTGCACGAAGAAAGATTCGAAAAAAATGGCTGTATTGCTGTTGAAATGGAATCATTTGCATTATTCGCAAACGCAAAAGCATTAGGTAAGAAAGCAACGTGTTTATTAACGGTCTCTGATTCATTAGTGACACACGAAGCAACAACAGCTGAAGAAAGACAAAACTCATTTTCACGAATGATGGAAATCGCTTTAGAAGTTGCGAGGAAATCATGATTTTAGTTGACCAAACTAAAAAATTTAAAACCGTATTAATTACACTAAAGTTTAAAGCAAAGGCTTCGAAAGAAACCTTTGCTTTAAGAACATTATTACCTAGCATGTTGCGTGCGAAAACGAATCAATACAAATCAAGAAGTGAACTAAACTTAAAGTTAGAACAGCTTTATGGCGCCAATTTACAAACACAAACCTCGAAAATGGGTGTTTTTAATATCATCACAGTTCAATTAAAAATCACTAATCCTGCCATCGTTAAAGATCAGTCTTTGTTTGAAGATGCTCTTTCATTTTTAAACGAAGTTATTTATGGGCATGACAATTTTTATCAAAAAGATTTAGACTTAGAAAAACGTTTACTAATTGAGGAAATTAGAGCAAAAGAAAATGACAAAACCAGACACGCTCTTTCTCGATTGACGGACATTATGTTTGAAAATGAATTGTACGGTTACCGCACAAGTGGAACTAAAGAAGATGTCAATGCGGTTAACTTAAAAGACTTTAAAGAATATTATAAAAATGAATTCTTAGTTAAAGACGAATTACAAGTTATTCTATCGGGTGATATCACGAATGAAGAAGTCTTGTTCGTCAAACAAAACTTCAAACAAGCGGTCTTTACTCATGAGGACGTCCTTGATCTTGAATCAAAAGAAATTAATGAAGTAAAATCAATCGTGGAATTTGATCAAATTCAACAATCGAAACTAAATATTGGTTATCGAAGTGAGATTCGATATAACGACCCACTATATACTGCCACGGTGTTATTTAACGCAGCACTTGGCGGGTATGTTCATTCAAGACTATTCTTGAATGTAAGAGAAAAGCACTCGTTATGTTATTATATTTCAAGTATTTATGATGCATACAAAGGCACGCATTTTATTTACTCGGGTGTCGATAAAAACCGTTTAGAACTTGCCAAGCAAGTCATTGATGAAGAAGTTCAAAAAATGTCTACCATTTTAATCTCCGAAAAGGAGCTAGAACTCTCAAAACAAGCACTGATTAACGATTTAAAAGAAGCTGAGGATTCACAAGGCGCAAGATTAAACCGAAAATATAATCAGCTACTGCTTAATGTAGATAAAACCATAGATGAACAAATCCAAACAATTTTAGCAATTAAACCAAACGATTTACTCGAAGTTGGTAAACGCTTAAAGAAAGACACCGTGTTTGTCTTAGATGTGGAGAATAAATAATGAATAAATTAGTCTATCCATCCTTTAATGAAACCATTTTTCATGAGGTATTAGATAACGGATTATCCGTTTATCTAATTCCAAAAAAAGATTATCATAAAGTGTTTGCAACATTTACAACCAACTATGGCTCATTTGATCAGTCGTTTGTCCCAATTAATAAAGACAAAAAAGTTAATCAACCGGCGGGTATTGCACACTTTTTAGAACATAAAATGTTTGCGATGCCTGATAAAACAGATGCCTTTGAAAAACTGAGCTCATTTGGTGTGAATGCAAATGCCTATACGTCGTTTGATCGTACGTCTTATCTATTCTCAGGAACGAAGAATATTGAAGGTGCGCTAAATTACTTACTTGACTATGTTCAAACGCCATATTTTACACCAAGTAGTGTAAAAAAAGAACAAGGTATTATTGCAGAAGAGTTAAAAATGTATCAAGATTATCCAAATCAACGTATGTTTTACGGGATACTTAAAAATCTTTATCAAAAACACCCGATAAACACAGAAGTCGGCGGCACCGTCGATTCAATCATGAAGATAACCGCTAAAAAGTTATATCAAGCTTATGAAACGTTTTATCACCCATCAAACATGGTCTTAACACTTGTCGGTAACTTTGATGAAAACGAAATCTTAACGGTGATTAAAGAAAATCAAGCAAAAAAAACGTATGGCAAAGCAAGTCCAATTGTTAGGTTTATGAAAAATGAGCCTAAAGGGATTGAAAAAGCCTATGATGAAATTGAGATGCCTGTGGTGATGCCAAAACTTTCGATTGGTGTCAAACTGGATCCGGTTTCTGGAAAACAAGCGTTAAAAGATGACCTTGCATTTTCAATTTTGATGGACATGTATTTCTCGAATTCAACAAAACTTTATGAGAAGCTTTTAACCCAAGGGTTGATCAATGACAGTTTTGAGCACACAACAGTTCAAGAAGATGGTGCGTTCATGCTGGCCATATTTGCTGACACAAAAGACGTCGATGCATTAAGTGACGTACTAATCAAACAATTAGTAAACTTAAAACGCAAGAAACATGATGAACAAGCGTTTACGCGTTACAAACGAAGTATGTTAGGTTCTTTTGTAATGAGTTTAAACTCCCTTGAATCAATTTCAATGGGATTCACACGTTATCTTGCCAACGACGTAATCATTTATGACATTCCTGAGATTATCGAAAGCATTACACTTGAAGACATTGATCGTGTTGCAAAACAAATCAATTCTAAACGCATATCACGATATGTAATTAAGCCACAAAAAAAGAACTAATTGCCGATTTTTAGAAATAAAACAGAAAAAAGTTTAGTTAAAAAAGAAAACCTCGATTGGTTTTCTTTTTTTTAGTAAAAATAGATAACATTATCTCTAAAACTTAAAAAAGTGTGATTTCATATTTTAAAGCATCAATCATATAATTGGATTGAAGGGAGTGATTACCATGTTTAATCAAGTCATACTTATAGGCCGATTGACCCACGATCCAATTATAAAAAAGACTGACACAGGTAAAAAAGTAACCGACATTACCATAGCGGTTGCTCGAGCATTTAAAAATATGGACGGTATTTACGAAACAGACTTCATTTCTTGCACACTTTGGCAAGCAACGGCAGAAATGATATCTGAACATTGTAAAAAAGGTTCTATGATCGCCGTTAGAGGTCGATTACAAGTTAAAAAGTATCAAGTCAATGAAGAAAGAGAGCTGAACATGCTCGACTTCGTCGGAGAAAAGGTTACGTATTTATCAAATTCACAAAAATTGAAGCCATCATGTCCTGATGAAACGGAAGAAGACAATTAATGTCTTTTTCTTTTTTTAGTCATAGACACCTATAAACGGAAAAAAATGAGGGGTAGACAACTGTTTTTTTGATTGATAACCACCGAGTCAGTCTATTACTCATAATTTTTATTGTGTTCAACGACAAACATTTGATTATTATTGTCTTAAAGTGATACAATTGTTATAATTATAAAAGGAGCTGATTTTATATGAGTATAGATTTTAGAAAAGAAGTAGAAAAACGTAAAGAAGCGATATTAAAAGATCTAACCGAGATCATTCAAATTAATTCAGAATTAACTACGTTTGATGAAAAGCGCGTAAATGCACCATTTGGTGAGGGCATTGATGAAGCGTTAACGTTTATGTTGAATTTAGGCAAACGTGATGGGTTTAATACATTAAATGCGGAGCACTACGCGGGGCACATCGAATATGGTAACCAAGAAGAGTATGTAGGCATGATTGGCCATTTAGACGTTGTACCTGCCGGTAGCGGTTGGTCTTACCCACCTTATGGCGCAGTGATTGCTGATGGAAAGATGTATGGTAGAGGCACCGAAGACGATAAAGGTCCAACGATTGCTGCATATTATGCAATGAAGATATTAAAGGATTTGGATTTACCACTATCAAAACGAATTAAATTAATTCTTGGTACGGATGAAGAAACGGCTTGGCGTGGAGTTAAATACTATTTTAACCAATACCCAGAGCAGCCTGTCGCAGGATTTATTCCGGATTCAGATTTTCCATTAACTTACGCTGAAAAAGGCATTTTACGCGTTGTTGTACGTGGTAAAGCAGACGATAGCGTCCTTCATAGTTTTGAGGCTGGGCTTAGAGACAATATGGTCCCTGATCAAGCAAAAGCAGTCCTAAACAATGTTGAACTTGAAAAAAAATACCTTGAGTTCTTAGAAAAACGTAATTTAGAAGGTAGTGCTGTTGTAAATGATGGTAAATTAGAATTAGAAATTAACGGTATATCGGCACACGGATCAACACCACAATTGGGTGTGAATGCGGCTTATTTACTGGTTCATTTTTTTAATGAAGTTGGAATTAGTAATGCCTTTATTGATGCCATCAATACGTATTTATTAGATGACCCAGTCGGAAAAAAACTAGGTGTTGATTTTGTTGAAAAAGAAATGGGTAGTGTCACAATCAATGCGGGTGTATTCAATTTTAATCAAGGAAAGTTTGAAATTGTTTTAAATCCAAGATACCCACATGGTGTCGACTATGACGCATTCATCGATAAAATATCTAGAGGTTTTGAATCGCTTGGGGCGCAAGTAGAAATCGGCAAACATCAAAAATTATTATACGTTGATCCAAACTCTGAGATGATTCAAAAATTAATGGGTGTTTATAAGAAGTACACGAATGATGTTGAGGCAAAACCAATGACTACAGGCGGTGGAACATTCGCAAGAGCAATGAAAAACTCAGTTGCATTTGGTCCGCATTTCCCAGGAAAACCAACGTATATCCATCAAAAAAACGAGTACATTATTCTAGAGGATTTCTTCTTAAGTATTGCAATTTATGCCGAAGCCCTCTTTGAATTAGCAAAATAATGAAACAGTATTTAGATCTATGTCAACACGTACTAGACTTTGGTGTCGATAAAAGCGATCGCACAGGCACAGGCACACGTAGCGTATTTGGTTATCAAATGCGCTTTAACCTTGCCAATGGGTTTCCGCTTTTAACAACCAAGCGTGTGTATTTAAAAGCAATCATTCATGAGTTGTTGTGGTTTATCAATGGGGATACTAATATCAAATATTTGGTCGATAATGACGTAAAGATTTGGAATGAATGGCCATACGAACTGTTTAAAAAATCGGTCGATTATCAAAATGAATCATTAGATGAATTTGTCAACAAGATAAAAGAAGACGTTGATTTTGCAAAAAAATATGGGGAACTTGGGCCAGTTTATGGCAAACAATGGCGTGATTTTTTTGGTGTGGATCAAATCAAACAAGTCATTAAGCAAATCAAAGAAACGCCAGATTCAAGACGAATTATTATATCCGCTTGGAATCCATCTCAATTAGATCAAATGGCACTACCACCATGTCACGCATTTATGCAATTTTATGTTGTAAACAACAAGTTATCACTTCAACTGTATCAACGTAGCGGCGATATCTTCTTAGGCATACCATTTAATATTGCGTCTTATAGTTTATTATTAATGATGATTGCCCAAGTATGTGACTTAGAAGCCGGTGAATTCATTCACACAATTGGCGATGCGCACATCTATCACAATCATTTTGAACAAATTCATACACAACTAAAAAGAGAACCTAGAAGTCTACCTAAGATGCAATTAAACAAATCGGTAAAATCAATTTTTGATTTTAAATTTGATGATTTTGTATTAACTGATTATAATCCTCATAAAGCGATTAAGGGTGTGGTTGCTGTATGATTTCACTCATTTGGGCAATGGACCGTAATTGGCTAATCGGAAAAGACAATATACTGCCTTGGCATTATAAAAAAGACTTGATTTATTTTAAAAATCATACCAAAGGCAAGACCGTGTTAATGGGTGAAATGACTTATCTATCGTTAAAGGGTTATTACAAAGATAGACCACTGCCTTTTGGTAAAATTTACGTGGCTTCTTTAAATAACGTATCATTTGATGGCTGCATTATGGTCAATGACTTAAAAGGCTTTTTGAAAGAAACTACCGAAGATGTGATCGTAATTGGTGGGAAAACCGTTTATCAAATTGCTTTGGAATATGCGGACTATTTATACATCACATGGATAGATAAAGATCACGAAGGCAACGTCTTTTTTCCAAAGTTTGACCTTTCTATGTTTAAAGTGATCAGTGAAAATCAAGAAGACGAACTAAGATTTACGGTATACGAAAGAGGTTAATATGCTTACATTTCTATTTGTTTCAGTTTGGGCGTTAATTATTACGATTTTAACGACTTACACGAAGACTGATTTACTAAGT containing:
- the surE gene encoding 5'/3'-nucleotidase SurE, with amino-acid sequence MNILLVNDDGIREEGLKVLAQALAPLGDLYIVAPEEHQSGQSQSITIYEPLKIKHYGSLYGSKLAISVEGKPADCTRIAIGTLNVPFDLCVSGINSGLNVGSDILYSGTVGAATEAMILGVPAIAISAPKKGLFLAQKTVYEVVKHLIDTRAVTTDYVLNINYPSSKFQQILGVKWTRQGLHHHTAKFEKVDEYTYKTVYELKETEESLDSDVVAFRMGYLSITPLIESRYSEEVVNNLKKQKQLNPTFIYDKIVK
- a CDS encoding YgjV family protein, with the translated sequence MDNIPPVLVEIFGILAGVLVLISFLMKGEKKIRIINIFGASIFIFYGILLNSVSVTLLNIGLVLVHIVKLAQMRKNKGDL
- the deoC gene encoding deoxyribose-phosphate aldolase; this encodes MNLSKYIDHTKLGPTVTSYDVQKLCQEAVEHDFMSVCVDPVFVPLAAQQLKGSDVLVCTVVGFPSGMHQSEIKAQEAKLAIKEGAQEIDMVINVGALKEKNYDLVYNDIKLVKEACGNTLLKVIIETCFLTDEEKVIACELAVKANADYVKTSTGFGKGGATVSDIALMRKVVKDALGVKASGGVRSYEDAMAMIEAGASRIGASSGIQIVSKKENNNDSNTSY
- the deoD gene encoding purine-nucleoside phosphorylase, with product MPTPHISITDKELVAKTVLMPGDPLRAKMIAETFLEDVVQINTVRNMFGYTGTYKGKKVTVMGSGMGMPSIGIYSYELFKFYDVENIIRVGSCGAYTKDLNLYDVILVDDAYSESSYAKTMGLTSAKTLKANRTLNNRALKAAERLNIPVTTGRIHSSDVFYNLKGSVHEERFEKNGCIAVEMESFALFANAKALGKKATCLLTVSDSLVTHEATTAEERQNSFSRMMEIALEVARKS
- the yfmF gene encoding EF-P 5-aminopentanol modification-associated protein YfmF, whose amino-acid sequence is MILVDQTKKFKTVLITLKFKAKASKETFALRTLLPSMLRAKTNQYKSRSELNLKLEQLYGANLQTQTSKMGVFNIITVQLKITNPAIVKDQSLFEDALSFLNEVIYGHDNFYQKDLDLEKRLLIEEIRAKENDKTRHALSRLTDIMFENELYGYRTSGTKEDVNAVNLKDFKEYYKNEFLVKDELQVILSGDITNEEVLFVKQNFKQAVFTHEDVLDLESKEINEVKSIVEFDQIQQSKLNIGYRSEIRYNDPLYTATVLFNAALGGYVHSRLFLNVREKHSLCYYISSIYDAYKGTHFIYSGVDKNRLELAKQVIDEEVQKMSTILISEKELELSKQALINDLKEAEDSQGARLNRKYNQLLLNVDKTIDEQIQTILAIKPNDLLEVGKRLKKDTVFVLDVENK
- the yfmH gene encoding EF-P 5-aminopentanol modification-associated protein YfmH, whose product is MNKLVYPSFNETIFHEVLDNGLSVYLIPKKDYHKVFATFTTNYGSFDQSFVPINKDKKVNQPAGIAHFLEHKMFAMPDKTDAFEKLSSFGVNANAYTSFDRTSYLFSGTKNIEGALNYLLDYVQTPYFTPSSVKKEQGIIAEELKMYQDYPNQRMFYGILKNLYQKHPINTEVGGTVDSIMKITAKKLYQAYETFYHPSNMVLTLVGNFDENEILTVIKENQAKKTYGKASPIVRFMKNEPKGIEKAYDEIEMPVVMPKLSIGVKLDPVSGKQALKDDLAFSILMDMYFSNSTKLYEKLLTQGLINDSFEHTTVQEDGAFMLAIFADTKDVDALSDVLIKQLVNLKRKKHDEQAFTRYKRSMLGSFVMSLNSLESISMGFTRYLANDVIIYDIPEIIESITLEDIDRVAKQINSKRISRYVIKPQKKN
- a CDS encoding single-stranded DNA-binding protein, giving the protein MFNQVILIGRLTHDPIIKKTDTGKKVTDITIAVARAFKNMDGIYETDFISCTLWQATAEMISEHCKKGSMIAVRGRLQVKKYQVNEERELNMLDFVGEKVTYLSNSQKLKPSCPDETEEDN
- the pepV gene encoding dipeptidase PepV — encoded protein: MSIDFRKEVEKRKEAILKDLTEIIQINSELTTFDEKRVNAPFGEGIDEALTFMLNLGKRDGFNTLNAEHYAGHIEYGNQEEYVGMIGHLDVVPAGSGWSYPPYGAVIADGKMYGRGTEDDKGPTIAAYYAMKILKDLDLPLSKRIKLILGTDEETAWRGVKYYFNQYPEQPVAGFIPDSDFPLTYAEKGILRVVVRGKADDSVLHSFEAGLRDNMVPDQAKAVLNNVELEKKYLEFLEKRNLEGSAVVNDGKLELEINGISAHGSTPQLGVNAAYLLVHFFNEVGISNAFIDAINTYLLDDPVGKKLGVDFVEKEMGSVTINAGVFNFNQGKFEIVLNPRYPHGVDYDAFIDKISRGFESLGAQVEIGKHQKLLYVDPNSEMIQKLMGVYKKYTNDVEAKPMTTGGGTFARAMKNSVAFGPHFPGKPTYIHQKNEYIILEDFFLSIAIYAEALFELAK
- the thyA gene encoding thymidylate synthase → MKQYLDLCQHVLDFGVDKSDRTGTGTRSVFGYQMRFNLANGFPLLTTKRVYLKAIIHELLWFINGDTNIKYLVDNDVKIWNEWPYELFKKSVDYQNESLDEFVNKIKEDVDFAKKYGELGPVYGKQWRDFFGVDQIKQVIKQIKETPDSRRIIISAWNPSQLDQMALPPCHAFMQFYVVNNKLSLQLYQRSGDIFLGIPFNIASYSLLLMMIAQVCDLEAGEFIHTIGDAHIYHNHFEQIHTQLKREPRSLPKMQLNKSVKSIFDFKFDDFVLTDYNPHKAIKGVVAV
- a CDS encoding dihydrofolate reductase, translated to MISLIWAMDRNWLIGKDNILPWHYKKDLIYFKNHTKGKTVLMGEMTYLSLKGYYKDRPLPFGKIYVASLNNVSFDGCIMVNDLKGFLKETTEDVIVIGGKTVYQIALEYADYLYITWIDKDHEGNVFFPKFDLSMFKVISENQEDELRFTVYERG